The Xiphias gladius isolate SHS-SW01 ecotype Sanya breed wild chromosome 7, ASM1685928v1, whole genome shotgun sequence genome window below encodes:
- the LOC120791570 gene encoding uncharacterized membrane protein C3orf80 homolog, with product MMPRRPGGGGTTRGTTGTLLSACLVSACQALRSCGEVQCGDGQQCCPPIVTGNGSASSTVRCCKLPIHIFFDNVGWFTRKLSGILILLLLFAMGYFIQRIICPRPRRHPHHDRSEEPSLFHGHASASQDSLLDRYPGYSLEDFASPNLPAYDEVKYLPTYEESMQEMRRDRSDDNLLAENERGGQGRARAAGARAGDQRRDVLEVSGPQHSSRASRNSV from the coding sequence ATGATGCCCCGTCGGCCGGGCGGCGGCGGGACAACGCGCGGGACCACGGGCACCCTTTTGTCGGCATGTCTGGTCTCCGCGTGTCAAGCCCTCCGGAGCTGCGGGGAGGTCCAGTGCGGCGATGGCCAGCAGTGCTGCCCGCCCATCGTCACCGGGAACGGCAGTGCCAGCTCCACGGTGCGCTGCTGCAAGCTCCCCATCCACATATTCTTCGACAACGTGGGCTGGTTTACGCGGAAGCTGTCTGGCATCCTGATCCTTTTACTGCTCTTTGCGATGGGCTACTTCATCCAGCGGATCATCTGCCCGCGGCCCCGCCGGCACCCGCACCACGACCGCAGCGAGGAGCCCTCCCTCTTTCACGGGCACGCATCAGCGTCCCAGGACTCCCTGCTGGACCGGTACCCCGGGTACAGCCTCGAGGACTTCGCCTCTCCGAACCTGCCAGCCTACGACGAGGTCAAATATTTGCCCACGTATGAGGAAAGCATGCAGGAGATGCGCAGAGACCGATCCGATGATAACTTGCTGGCGGAAAACGAGAGGGGCGGTCAGGGCAGAGCGAGAGCAGCCGGGGCCAGGGCTGGAGACCAGAGACGGGATGTCCTGGAGGTGTCAGGACCGCAGCACAGCTCAAGGGCATCTCGAAACTCGGTCTGA